The genomic interval CCTCCAGCGTGCCGAATTCCATGATCCGGGGCTGCGACCAGGCGCGCTCCTTGGTCCATCGCTCCAGCACGGACCGGTAATAGCAGCCGTCCGTAAAAACGAGCATCGGGGCGCCTGCAAGGCCGTCCGGCTCCATATATTCCGCAGCGGACACCAACACGATCTCCTCGTCGAACGCGGGAACGGCATGAATCTCGTCCTCCGGCCACGGTCCCGCCAGAAATCCGCCGTCCGCCTCGTAGCGCAGCACTTTTTCCAGCACGGCAGCCGAATGTCCCGTCGAGAGCGACAGCTCGACATCTGGATACATGCGATGATAGCCGGCGAGCAGCGCCGGCAGCCGCACGGCCGCGCAGCTCTGCGTGGAGGCGACCGCAAGCGGCCCGAGCGGTCCTTCGAGCGACGACACGGCCTTGGCCGCCTCGTCCAGCAGGCCGACGATCCGTCCCGCGTAGTCCAGCAGCAGCTTGCCGTCCGCAGTGAGCGTCATGCCCCGATTGTGGCGATGGAACAAAGGCTTGCCCAGATCGGTCTCCAACTGGCGAATGCGCGCAGTTACGTTCGATTGCACATATCCGAGCTTAGCCGCGGCGGCCGTCACCGTCCCTTCAAGCGCTACCGCCCGAAACACCCGCAAGTCCCCGCTCTCCATCCCGCATATCCTCCTTTTGCTATCACTTCATGTGATGGCGACCATGATTTATTTCTATTTTATTTGAACGCGAACGAGGAATACAATCATTTTTATCAAACGAATCCGCGAAGGGGAGAATACCCGATGAATCCCAAAGTTTACGCTTCACTGATTTTCGTCACTATGCTGTCCATGGGGCTCGCGTTTCCGGTCGGCCGGATCGGGCTCGATTATGCGCCGCCTTTCCTGCTCATGTGCATACGATTCGTCGCTGCCGGCCTGCTTATGGCCGCGTTCACGGCGCGTCGGGCCAAGCCGAAGGACGTCTCGTCCTGGCTGCGCATCGCGCTGATCGGCACGCTGAACTCCGCGGGCATCATGGGATGCAGCTATTACAGCATGCGGTGGATCTCGTCCGGCGAGTCGGCGATCCTTATTTTCGTGAACCCGCTGCTCGTCATCTTGTTCGGCGCCTTGTTCTTGAAGGCCAGGTACAGGGTCGTCCAATGGGCTGGCGTAGCGCTCGGCTTCGCCGGCGTCTTCAGCACGATGGGCGCGCATTTGTCGATGAACCCGGGGACGCTAATCTCGCTGCTCGGCGCCTGCTGCTTCGCGGCCTCGACGCTGCTCATCAAACGATGGGGACAGGAGCTCGATACCTGGGTGCTGACCGGCTACCAGATGCTGTTCGGCGGCATCGTGCTGGGCCTGTTGAGCGTACTGTTCGAACATCCGCGCATCGAACTCGGAAGCGGATTTTATTTCTCCCTCGCCTGGCTCGTGCTCGTCAATTCGATCCTGCAGTTTTCCGGCTGGTCCTATCTGCTGAAGCGGGGCGACCCGGCAAAAACCAACGCGTTCCTGTTCCTGGCGCCGTTCTTCGGCGTCATCGGAGGGGCGGTGCTGCTC from Cohnella hashimotonis carries:
- a CDS encoding DMT family transporter, with product MNPKVYASLIFVTMLSMGLAFPVGRIGLDYAPPFLLMCIRFVAAGLLMAAFTARRAKPKDVSSWLRIALIGTLNSAGIMGCSYYSMRWISSGESAILIFVNPLLVILFGALFLKARYRVVQWAGVALGFAGVFSTMGAHLSMNPGTLISLLGACCFAASTLLIKRWGQELDTWVLTGYQMLFGGIVLGLLSVLFEHPRIELGSGFYFSLAWLVLVNSILQFSGWSYLLKRGDPAKTNAFLFLAPFFGVIGGAVLLGEPLHAYVAAGGAMICAGIFLVNWRGTAPRSAATTARQA